From the Astatotilapia calliptera chromosome 6, fAstCal1.2, whole genome shotgun sequence genome, one window contains:
- the LOC113023226 gene encoding transcription factor LBX1-like, giving the protein MMTSKEVAKCDAVENRRRSPLDHLPPPANSNKPLTPFSIEDILNKPSVKRSYTICGTAHLISSSEKHRPSSIPLSNRGLLTQTSPLCALEELASKTFKGLEVSVLQAAEGRDGMTLFGQRTTPKKRRKSRTAFTNHQIYELEKRFLYQKYLSPADRDQIAQQLGLTNAQVITWFQNRRAKLKRDLEEMKADVESAKAIGQVPLDKLAKLADLEKCANGTLGHPRAESPARGGQQEHELSQKLRTSPLSPFSDHTTSKECSEDEDVEIDVDD; this is encoded by the exons ATGATGACATCCAAAGAAGTCGCCAAATGTGATGCAGTGGAAAACAGGAGGCGAAGTCCGCTGGACCACTTGCCGCCTCCTGCAAACTCCAACAAGCCGCTGACCCCATTCAGCATTGAGGACATCCTGAACAAACCATCTGTGAAACGAAGTTATACAATTTGCGGCACAGCTCATCTAATTTCGTCTTCTGAGAAACATCGTCCCTCCAGCATCCCTCTGTCCAACCGGGGACTCCTCACCCAAACCTCCCCGCTCTGCGCGCTGGAGGAGCTGGCCAGCAAGACTTTCAAGGGGCTGGAAGTCAGCGTTTTGCAGGCTGCCGAAG GCCGGGATGGGATGACTCTGTTCGGCCAGCGAACCACCCCGAAGAAGCGTCGGAAGTCTCGGACGGCTTTCACCAATCACCAAATCTATGAACTGGAAAAGCGCTTCCTGTATCAAAAGTACCTGTCCCCAGCCGACCGGGACCAGATCGCTCAGCAGCTGGGCCTGACAAACGCGCAGGTGATCACGTGGTTTCAGAACCGGAGGGCCAAGCTAAAACGGGATCTGGAGGAGATGAAGGCCGACGTGGAGTCGGCCAAGGCCATCGGCCAGGTCCCACTGGACAAGCTCGCCAAACTGGCAGACCTGGAGAAATGCGCCAATGGCACGCTGGGCCACCCGCGAGCCGAGTCCCCCGCGCGGGGAGGCCAGCAGGAGCACGAGCTCTCTCAGAAACTGAGGACGTCGCCGCTGTCTCCATTCTCAGACCACACAACTAGTAAAGAGTGCTCAGAGGACGAGGACGTGGAGATTGATGTGGATGACTGA
- the cenpk gene encoding centromere protein K, whose protein sequence is MADGRAAAQLSEAAQSELLDICEEQFAQLEKLQNEIILCEPDFCENPQEQSVKRLIATEAELKQWSTVEPQLLAENSEILLEAGKEEMHKLCSELEMVASCFEAKRDKLKETKELELKWLEEKKQVLAAASGHSERLQIEKEKLSEHTILQDIKEKIQKMKVYQERLMESLAYILEKHVPLPQEDSSTNKKKKNVPHEIHENLISLNEILEILMNKALNTPHDPYVAIDDTFWPPYVEMLLRYGIAVRHHENNFKLRLETFF, encoded by the exons ATG GCAGACGGCCGGGCAGCAGCGCAGCTGTCAGAGGCCGCCCAATCTGAGCTGCTGGACATTTGTGAGGAGCAATTTGCGCAGCTGGAAAAG CTTCAGAATGAGATTATACTGTGTGAACCAGATTTTTGTGAGAATCCTCAAGAACAG TCAGTAAAAAGACTGATTGCAACAGAAGCTGAGCTGAAGCAGTGGTCGACAGTGGAACCACAAT tGCTGGCAGAAAATTCTGAGATTTTGCTCGAAGCAGGAAAAGAAGAG ATGCACAAGCTGTGCTCTGAACTTGAGATGGTTGCTTCCTGTTTTGAAGCCAAAAGAGACAAACTGAAAGAGACTAAGGAACT TGAGCTAAAATGGCTGGAGGAGAAGAAACAGGTGctggctgctgccagtggtcacaGTGAACGACTTCAAATTGAAAAGGAGAAGTTGTCAGAACATAC GATACTGCAGGACATCaaggaaaaaatacagaaaatgaagGTCTACCAGGAAAGGCTGATGGAGAGCTTGGCATACATCCTGGAGAAGCACGTTCCTCTCCCTCAGGAGGATTCCAGtacaaacaagaagaagaag AACGTTCCTCATGAGATTCATGAAAACTTGATTTCACTCAATGAAATTCTGGAG ATTCTCATGAACAAGGCTCTGAACACACCACACGACCCCTATGTGGCGATAGATGACACATTCTGGCCACCGTATGTAGAAATGCTGCTCCGTTATGGAATTGCAGTGAGACACCATGAGAATAACTTTAAGCTCCGCTTGGAAACCTTTTTCTGA